In one Camelus ferus isolate YT-003-E chromosome 14, BCGSAC_Cfer_1.0, whole genome shotgun sequence genomic region, the following are encoded:
- the SLC10A2 gene encoding ileal sodium/bile acid cotransporter has product MDNSAVCLANATVCNGTSCVVPESNFNAVLSVILSAVLTTLLALVMFSMGCNVEIKKFLGHIRRPWGICVGFLCQFGIMPLTGFILSVAFDILPLQAVVVIIMGCCPGGTSSNVLAYWVDGDMDLSISMTTCSTLLALGMMPLCLLIYTKMWVDSGDIVIPYDSIGTSLVALVVPVSVGIFVNHKWPDKAKIILKIGSITGIILIVLIAVVGGLLYQSAWIISPKLWVIGIIFPFAGYSLGFLLARIAGQPWNRCRTVALETGMQNAQLCSTIVQLSFTPEELNVIFTFPLIYSIFQLVVAALFLGLYVAHKKCFGKNNVELPDGKDIEPLPKASFSKANEEFQPDEK; this is encoded by the exons ATGGATAATTCAGCAGTCTGTTTGGCCAATGCCACAGTTTGCAATGGCACGTCCTGTGTGGTACCGGAGAGCAACTTCAATGCCGTTCTCAGTGTGATCCTCAGCGCCGTCTTGACTACCCTGTTGGCGCTGGTGATGTTCTCTATGGGATGCAATGTGGAAATCAAGAAATTCCTAGGGCACATAAGGCGGCCGTGGGGCATCTGTGTGGGCTTCCTCTGCCAGTTTGGAATCATGCCCCTCACGGGGTTCATCCTGTCAGTAGCCTTTGACATCCTCCCCCTCCAAGCCGTGGTGGTAATCATCATGGGATGCTGTCCCGGAGGAACCTCCTCCAACGTCTTGGCCTATTGGGTTGACGGCGACATGGACCTGAG CATCAGCATGACCACGTGCTCCACGCTGCTCGCCCTGGGGATGATGCCGCTGTGCCTCCTAATCTACACCAAGATGTGGGTGGACTCCGGGGACATCGTCATTCCCTACGATAGCATAG GTACGTCTTTGGTCGCTCTGGTTGTTCCTGTTTCCGTTGGAATATTTGTTAATCACAAATGGCCCGATAAAGCCAAGATCATACTCAAG ATCGGGTCCATCACAGGCATAATTCTGATCGTGCTCATAGCCGTGGTCGGAGGCTTGCTGTACCAGAGCGCCTGGATCATCTCGCCCAAACTCTGGGTTATAGGAATCATATTTCCCTTTGCCGGTTACTCCCTGGGCTTTCTTCTGGCTAGAATAGCTGGCCAGCCCTGGAACAG GTGCCGAACGGTTGCTTTGGAAACAGGGATGCAGAACGCTCAGCTGTGCTCCACCATCGTCCAGCTGTCCTTCACCCCTGAGGAGCTCAATGTCATCTTCACCTTCCCACTCATCTACAGCATCTTCCAGTTGGTCGTGGCAGCTCTATTCTTAGGAC TGTATGTAGCACACaagaaatgttttggaaaaaaCAATGTGGAACTTCCAGACGGCAAAGACATCGAACCACTCCCTAAGGCATCCTTCAGCAAGGCGAATGAAGAATTTCAACCAGATGAAAAGTAA